A genomic segment from Glycine soja cultivar W05 chromosome 18, ASM419377v2, whole genome shotgun sequence encodes:
- the LOC114396365 gene encoding uncharacterized protein LOC114396365, giving the protein MCVDYRDLNRASPKDNFPLPHIDILVDNTAKFALFSFMDGFSGYNQIKMAPEDVEKTTFVTLWGTFCYKVMAFGLKNAGATYQRAMVALFHDMMHKEIEVYVDDMIAKSRTEDEHLVNLRKLFGRLRKYQLKLNPTKCTFGVKSGKLLGFIVSQKGIEIDPEKVKAILEMPEPRTEKQVRGFLGRLNYIARFISQLTPTCEPIFKLLRKNQAVLWNSDCQEAFEKIKQSLANPPVLMPPVTGRPLFLYMTVLDKSMGCVLGQHDDSGKKEQAIYYLSKKFTACEMNYSMLERTCCALVWASHRLRQYMLSHTTWLISKMDPVKYIFEKPALTGRIARWQILLSEFDIVYVTQKAVKGSALADYLAQKPLQDYRPMHPEFPDEDIMALFEEKRTHEDLDKWIVCFDGASNALGHGVGAVLVSPDDQCIPFTARLGFDCTNNMAEYEACALGVQAAIDFDVKLLKVYGDSALVIRQLKGEWETRDSKLIPYQTHILRLAKYFDDISFHHIPREENQMADALATLASMFQLAPHGDLPYIEFKSQGRPAYCYAIEEERDGKPWYFDIKQYVENKEYPPGISDNDKRTLRRLATSFFVSGTILYKRNHDMTLLRCVDAKEANFMIEEIHEGSFGTHANGHAMARKILRAGYYWLTMESDCCAHVRKCHKCQAYVDNVNVPPHPLNVMSAPWPFSMWGIDVIGAIEPKASNGHRFILVAIDYFTKWVEAASYTNVTRNVVVRFIKKELICRYGLPRKIITDNGTNLNNKMMQEMCEDFKIQHHNSTPYRPKMNGAVEAANKNIKKIVQKMTVSYKDWHEMLPFALHGYRTSVRTSTGATPYSLVYGMEAVLPFEVEVPSQRIMAESGLEESEWAQARYDQLNLIEGKRLAAMNHGRLYQRRIKNAFDKKVRPRKFNEGDLVLKKMSHAVKDNRGKWAPNYEGPFVVKRAFSGGALILTHMDGEELPSLVNSDVVKR; this is encoded by the coding sequence atgtgtgtagactaccgggacttgaaccgagccagtcctaaagacaattttcccctgccacacattgatatattggtagataatacagccaaattcgcccttttctcatttatggatggtttctcggggtataatcaaataaagatggcacccgaagatgtagagaagaccactttcgtcaccctatgggggacattctgctataaagtgatggccttcgggctgaaaaacgctggggcaacctatcagcgtgccatggtggcattgttccatgatatgatgcataaggaaatagaggtctacgtagatgacatgattgccaagtctcggactgaggatgagcaccttgtcaatctgcgtaagctatttggaaggttgcggaaataccaattaaaactaaacccaaccaaatgcacctttggggtgaagtcggggaagctgctaggatttatcgtaagccagaaagggatagagatagatcccgagaaagtgaaggccatccttgaaatgccggaaccacgcacggagaagcaagTTCGGGGATTtttaggcaggttgaattatatcgcgagatttatctcgcaactcacccctacctgtgagcccatttttaagctattacgtaagaaccaggcggtcctgtggaacagcgactgccaagaggccttcgagaaaatcaaacagagtcttgcaaatcccccggtgctcatgccacccgTAACAGGAAGACcccttttcctgtacatgaccgtttTGGAcaagtctatggggtgcgtgttgggtcagcatgatgattctggaaaaaaggagcaagccatctactatctgagcaagaagtttaccgcatgtgagatgaattactcaatgttggaaaggacgtgttgtgctctggtttgggcatcacatcggcttaggcagtacatgctcagccataccacgtggcttatttccaaaatggatcccgtgaaatacatctttgaaaaaccggccctcacgggacgaatcgccaggTGGCAgatactattatctgaattcgatatcgtttacgtcacccaaaaggcggtaaagggaagtgccttagcagattatttggcccagaaacccctccaggattatcggccgatgcaccccgagttcccagatgaagatatcatggccctatttgaagagaagcggacgcatgaggacctagacaaatggattgtttgcttcgatggggcatcaaatgctttgggccacggagtaggggcagtccttgtatccccggatgatcagtgtattcctttcacagctagattaggttttgattgtaccaacaatatggccgagtacgaagcatgcgccctcggggttcaggcggccattgattttgatgtaaaactactcaaggtgtatggagactcagctttggtcatacgccagttgaaaggagaatgggaaactagggactcgaagttgataccctatcaaactcacatcttgaggttagccaagtactttgacgacatttccttccaccacatacctcgggaagagaatcaaatggctgatgcactagccaccctggcatccatgtttcaacttgccccacacggggatctgccatacatcgaattcaaatctcaaggcaggccggcatattgttatgcaatagaggaagagcgggatgggaaaccgtggtatttcgacatcaagcagtatgtcgagaacaaagaatacccaccagggatttctgacaatgacaaaaggacgttgaggagattggctactagtttctttgtaagtggtaccatcctgtacaaacgaaaccatgacatgaccctcctacgatgcgtagatgccaaagaggcgaacttcatgattgaggagatccacgagggttcctttgggacacatgccaatgggcatgctatggccagaaaaatccttagggccggttattattggctcaccatggaaagcgactgctgcgctcatgtcaggaaatgtcataaatgtcaggcatacgtggacaatgtcaatgttccgccacatcctctgaatgttatgtccgccccttggcctttttctatgtggggaatagatgtcattggggccatcgaacccaaagcgtcgaatggtcaccgcttcattcttgtggcgatagattacttcaccaaatgggtcgaagcagcttcttatactaatgtcacaaggaatgtggtagttagattcataaagaaggagttgatttgtcgatacggactccccaggaagatcattactgacaatggcaccaatctgaacaataagatgatgcaggagatgtgcgaagacttcaagatccagcatcataactctaccccttatcggccaaagatgaatggggctgtagaggctgcgaataagaatatcaagaagattgttcaaaagatgacagtgtcatacaaagattggcatgagatgttgcctttcgccctacacgggtacagaacctcggtgcgaacttctactggggcaacgccgtattccttggtttatgggatggaggcggtactcccatttgaggtagaggttccttctcagaggataatggcagagtcaggcctagaagagtcagaatgggctcaagcacgctacgaccagcttaaccttattgaaggtaagcgtttggccgccatgaaccatgggcgtttgtatcaacgaaggataaagaacgcattcgacaagaaggtacgcccgcgcaagttcaacgagggggacctcgtgctgaagaagatgtcccacgctgttaaagataatcgaggcaagtgggccccgaattatgaaggacctttcgtggtgaaaagagctttttctgggggtgctctgatactcacccacatggatggcgaggagttgccctcgctcgtgaactccgatgtagttaaacga